The proteins below are encoded in one region of Bifidobacterium dentium JCM 1195 = DSM 20436:
- a CDS encoding polyprenol monophosphomannose synthase: protein MAERVCVVMPTYNELENLHPTVGGIFACRPSVEILIVDDGSPDGTGEEADRMAAEDPRIHVLHRAGKNGLGPAYLAGFAWALERGFDVVCEMDMDGSHRPQDLPKLLEALAVEGPCDDIVAEPGDGQSIDRDRGIAAGAIPDLVIGSRRVDGGRTEGWSPFRDFISRSGSWYARTMLGIGVRDMTAGFRAYRASMLRSLDLDAIEANGYVFQIDMTRRVAAAGGTIVEVPIVFPDRVRGKSKMSNAIVIEAMRRVTVWGLQRLFHK, encoded by the coding sequence ATGGCGGAACGGGTCTGCGTGGTAATGCCCACCTATAACGAGTTGGAGAACCTGCATCCGACCGTCGGCGGGATTTTCGCATGCCGACCGTCGGTCGAAATCCTAATCGTCGACGACGGCTCTCCGGACGGAACCGGCGAGGAGGCCGATCGCATGGCTGCGGAAGATCCGCGCATCCACGTGCTGCACCGCGCAGGAAAGAACGGTCTCGGACCAGCCTATCTGGCCGGCTTTGCGTGGGCGCTGGAGCGTGGCTTCGACGTGGTTTGCGAGATGGACATGGACGGCTCGCACCGGCCTCAGGATCTTCCGAAATTATTGGAAGCGCTCGCGGTGGAGGGGCCGTGCGATGACATTGTTGCGGAACCGGGCGACGGGCAATCGATTGATCGCGATCGTGGGATTGCGGCCGGTGCCATACCGGATCTGGTGATCGGCTCGCGTCGTGTGGACGGCGGACGTACGGAAGGATGGTCTCCTTTCCGTGATTTCATTTCACGTAGCGGATCATGGTATGCGCGGACGATGCTGGGGATTGGCGTGCGCGATATGACCGCAGGTTTCCGAGCCTACCGCGCATCGATGTTGCGTTCCCTGGATTTGGACGCGATTGAAGCGAACGGCTACGTGTTCCAGATTGACATGACCCGTCGCGTGGCGGCCGCGGGTGGAACAATCGTGGAGGTGCCGATCGTGTTCCCCGATCGGGTGCGAGGCAAATCGAAAATGAGCAACGCCATCGTTATCGAGGCGATGCGTCGCGTCACCGTCTGGGGCTTGCAGCGACTGTTCCATAAGTGA
- a CDS encoding lipoate--protein ligase family protein encodes MGRGVYKQPGGKLVGVTARLRDGYCHIDGDFFIDGNEDRAHEMLLDIERTLVAGRSIRGIPQQYPDVALVGMTMQGIETAFRRAVTQDDPVPQERASQTSLPRIASSRASHHTSTGDEFGELTAVECAARWRSLKPTVLHDAPCSPQEQMDTDLQWAREVAAGSRKATLRIWEWAAPAVVIGRFQSLPDEVNEQAAQAEGIQIVRRCTGGGAMFIEPGNTITYSLYAPLDFAKGVSIEDSYRLCDYWLVTALRELGLDVRFTGLNDIASQYGKIGGAAQRRFPPIDTGPGAILHHVTLAYDIDGEKMMRVLHVSREKMSDKAVKSAVKRVDPMRSQTGMSRDVVVNHLIAAARRVTI; translated from the coding sequence ATGGGCAGAGGCGTATACAAGCAGCCGGGCGGTAAACTCGTGGGGGTTACCGCCCGGCTTCGTGATGGGTACTGCCATATCGACGGCGATTTTTTCATTGACGGCAATGAGGATCGTGCCCATGAGATGCTGCTTGATATCGAACGGACGTTAGTCGCGGGACGGTCGATCCGCGGCATTCCGCAACAATATCCGGACGTTGCACTGGTCGGCATGACCATGCAGGGAATTGAAACGGCCTTTCGCAGGGCCGTTACGCAAGATGACCCCGTTCCCCAAGAGCGGGCATCGCAAACGTCACTGCCGCGAATCGCATCGTCGCGGGCATCGCATCACACTTCGACGGGCGACGAATTCGGCGAGCTGACGGCAGTGGAATGCGCGGCGAGATGGCGCAGTCTCAAGCCAACGGTCCTGCATGATGCACCATGCAGCCCGCAGGAACAGATGGACACGGACCTGCAATGGGCCCGCGAAGTGGCGGCAGGCAGTCGCAAAGCGACCCTGCGCATCTGGGAATGGGCCGCTCCGGCCGTGGTGATCGGCCGATTCCAATCATTGCCGGACGAGGTCAACGAGCAGGCCGCACAAGCCGAAGGCATCCAGATAGTGCGACGATGCACCGGTGGCGGCGCGATGTTCATCGAACCGGGCAACACCATCACCTACTCGCTGTACGCGCCGCTGGATTTCGCCAAAGGCGTGAGCATCGAGGACTCCTATAGGCTGTGTGACTATTGGCTTGTCACGGCACTGCGCGAACTTGGTCTGGACGTGCGGTTCACCGGATTGAACGACATCGCATCGCAATACGGCAAGATCGGCGGAGCGGCGCAGCGCAGGTTCCCCCCGATCGATACTGGCCCCGGCGCGATACTGCATCATGTGACGCTCGCCTATGACATCGACGGCGAAAAAATGATGCGCGTGTTGCACGTGTCACGCGAGAAGATGTCGGATAAAGCCGTGAAATCAGCGGTGAAGCGCGTCGATCCGATGCGCTCGCAGACCGGCATGAGCCGTGATGTGGTGGTGAATCATCTGATTGCCGCGGCCAGGCGCGTTACAATATAG
- a CDS encoding DeoR/GlpR family DNA-binding transcription regulator has translation MISSQRQHLILSRLRTRGAVRITALSKELGVSAMTIRRDIADLADKGLLKRVHGGAVTTSTLLSEPLFSVKSQMDIGLKDAIAQEAVKYVAPGDVIAIGGGTTAYVFAQHLLESQQSSGITILTNSIPVAELVQALESKDVEVIVTGGVTTRSNSLVGPIADKVVASLRVNTVFLGTHSVSIPRGFLMPNSLEAATDMALMDIADRTIILTDHTKWSCTSLSLFARFDQVDTVITDDGLDPDSVGKTRDLVKELVLAHQTEQMQESE, from the coding sequence ATGATATCGTCACAACGTCAGCATCTGATACTGAGCCGGTTGCGCACCCGTGGTGCGGTGCGTATTACCGCGTTATCCAAGGAATTGGGCGTTTCCGCCATGACCATTCGCCGCGATATCGCCGATCTGGCCGACAAGGGCCTTCTCAAACGCGTGCACGGCGGTGCGGTCACCACCAGCACGTTGCTGAGTGAGCCGCTGTTCTCTGTAAAGTCGCAGATGGACATCGGTCTCAAGGACGCCATTGCGCAGGAAGCCGTCAAATACGTGGCCCCCGGTGACGTGATCGCCATCGGCGGCGGCACCACCGCCTACGTGTTCGCACAGCATCTGCTCGAATCGCAGCAATCCTCCGGAATCACCATCCTGACCAACTCCATTCCCGTGGCGGAACTGGTGCAGGCGCTGGAATCGAAAGACGTGGAAGTCATCGTAACCGGCGGCGTGACCACCCGTTCCAACTCGCTGGTAGGCCCGATCGCCGACAAGGTGGTCGCCTCCCTGCGCGTCAACACCGTATTCCTGGGCACGCATTCCGTGTCCATTCCACGCGGCTTCCTCATGCCGAACTCGCTTGAGGCCGCGACCGATATGGCATTGATGGACATTGCCGATCGGACGATAATTTTGACCGATCACACCAAGTGGAGCTGCACGTCGTTGTCGCTGTTTGCACGCTTCGACCAGGTTGACACGGTCATTACCGATGATGGACTCGATCCCGATTCGGTTGGGAAAACAAGGGATTTGGTTAAAGAGCTCGTGCTGGCGCACCAGACCGAGCAGATGCAGGAAAGTGAGTAA
- a CDS encoding NADH:flavin oxidoreductase/NADH oxidase — protein sequence MGDGEKTKKKGKKKGSVRLFEPMTLRGVTMRNRIWLPPMDTYSAFAQDGLPTPFHYQHYVSRAMGGFGMIIVETTAVAPEGRISPCDLGLWSDDQMEAWRWIVADAKAAGATMAVQLNHAGRKASTGCFAVGFDDESVPEEFGGWQTVCPSANAYGSLRTPRALSVDEIHAIVAQFRDAAWRAYAIGFDAVQIHAAHGYLLSQFLDPLINEREDEYGGCFENRIRMLVEVVDAVRTVIPDDMPVLVRISATDWAAGGWDLDQSVDLAKVLKEHGVDLVDVSTGGLIPDVTIPVKPGYQVPFSEQIRSRADVPVTAVGLITKPKQAEKVLKAGQADAIEIGRAALRDPYWPLRAANKLGVPVEEAPYPAQYVRGAFR from the coding sequence ATGGGCGACGGCGAGAAAACCAAGAAAAAAGGCAAGAAGAAGGGTTCGGTGCGGCTGTTCGAACCGATGACCCTGCGCGGAGTGACCATGCGTAATCGCATCTGGTTGCCGCCGATGGACACGTATTCGGCATTCGCACAGGATGGCCTCCCTACGCCATTCCACTACCAGCATTATGTATCGCGTGCCATGGGCGGTTTCGGCATGATCATCGTGGAAACCACCGCCGTGGCGCCGGAAGGACGTATCTCGCCCTGCGACTTGGGATTGTGGAGCGACGATCAGATGGAAGCATGGCGATGGATCGTGGCGGATGCCAAGGCCGCCGGTGCGACCATGGCCGTGCAACTCAACCATGCGGGTCGCAAGGCCTCCACCGGTTGCTTCGCCGTAGGATTCGACGATGAGAGCGTGCCGGAGGAATTCGGCGGATGGCAGACCGTATGCCCGAGCGCGAACGCATACGGATCGCTGCGTACCCCGCGTGCATTGAGCGTGGACGAAATCCATGCGATCGTGGCGCAGTTCCGCGATGCCGCATGGCGTGCGTATGCCATCGGTTTCGACGCGGTGCAGATCCACGCGGCCCACGGCTATCTGCTGTCGCAATTCCTTGATCCGCTGATCAACGAACGTGAGGACGAATATGGCGGATGCTTCGAGAACCGTATTCGCATGCTGGTCGAAGTGGTGGATGCGGTGCGTACCGTCATTCCCGACGACATGCCGGTGTTGGTGCGTATTTCCGCCACCGACTGGGCTGCAGGCGGATGGGATCTTGATCAGAGCGTCGATTTGGCGAAGGTGCTGAAGGAGCATGGGGTTGACCTGGTGGATGTATCCACGGGCGGTCTCATTCCCGACGTGACCATTCCGGTCAAGCCAGGCTATCAAGTGCCGTTCTCCGAGCAGATTCGCTCACGTGCCGATGTTCCGGTGACGGCGGTGGGACTCATCACCAAACCGAAGCAGGCGGAGAAGGTGCTGAAAGCCGGGCAGGCGGATGCCATCGAAATCGGACGTGCGGCATTGCGGGATCCATATTGGCCGCTACGCGCGGCGAACAAGCTGGGCGTGCCGGTTGAGGAAGCGCCGTATCCGGCGCAGTATGTGCGCGGAGCCTTCCGCTGA
- a CDS encoding transglycosylase domain-containing protein, with the protein MGNMPKKKTLTARRVLTLVLAYITLCVGGGVATSVFLLPAVLGANSVAKAVIPSLTVEGIDFDVTSLPQRSTFYYNDGKTEFADFYTQNREVVPLKKISKAMQQAVVAREDKRFFDHSGVDVQGVLRAFVQTYLKGGDQQGGSTLTQQYVKNVLATQAREDDDPIAEYHASEDTIARKLREMLIAVQIEKKYSKAEILQGYLNIAQFGRNSLCGVEMAAKRYFNVSAADLNVVQAATIAAITKNPQNFDPSVEANQEEAENQRNIVLKLMYDQGFISSEKEYKEAVNTPLKDTLNIQDVSSGCQAAANNTGFFCSYVVNQILKNKAFGKDSEAREKLLKEGGLKIVTTLDQNANDAAMKAANDTVPADDPTGFEVMIAAIKPGTGEILAFGINRTYDATDDAKNDETKTSMNYMVDEEDGGGMGFNVGSTWKPINLVAWMQQGHSINESLVTSTSYAMSKFSCNDYYFTGRAWSVQNSGGGTTSPETPLQGLIKSHNTTQASMASTIGLCSIADAAKQMGYHNATANATDIYSANSFQPPMTIGTVQASPLTMANVYATLGANGVECTPIAITKVTDRSGSDVKVPSANCHQAISSEIAQTTAYALNQGVVVSGGEAATTQLDGGRKTFAKTGTNENTVMTTAGFVPNQVAAFVAVADAQDPIHNTFDYKTINGVYHSNWYGMYIATPAWKEFMNTYLAAINAPMDNDYGQPAAQYITAKSASSTLQQKTTQTQSQTEQQTESQQQTEQQAQAQQDANQQEQ; encoded by the coding sequence ATGGGCAACATGCCCAAGAAGAAGACTTTGACTGCTCGACGTGTGCTTACACTGGTGCTCGCCTACATCACGCTATGCGTGGGTGGCGGCGTGGCGACCAGTGTGTTCCTCCTGCCTGCCGTGCTTGGAGCGAACAGCGTGGCCAAGGCGGTGATTCCGTCACTGACGGTGGAGGGCATTGATTTCGATGTGACCAGCCTTCCACAGCGCTCCACCTTCTACTACAACGACGGCAAAACCGAATTCGCCGATTTCTATACGCAGAATCGCGAAGTGGTGCCGCTCAAGAAGATTTCCAAGGCCATGCAGCAGGCGGTCGTGGCCCGCGAGGACAAACGATTCTTCGACCATTCCGGCGTGGACGTACAGGGCGTACTCCGCGCATTCGTGCAGACGTATCTCAAGGGCGGCGACCAGCAGGGCGGTTCGACCCTGACCCAGCAGTATGTGAAGAACGTGCTGGCCACGCAAGCCCGAGAGGATGACGATCCGATCGCCGAATACCACGCATCCGAAGATACCATCGCACGTAAGCTGCGAGAGATGCTCATCGCGGTGCAGATCGAGAAGAAGTATTCCAAGGCGGAAATTCTGCAGGGCTATCTCAACATCGCGCAGTTCGGCCGCAACAGCCTATGCGGCGTCGAAATGGCCGCAAAACGCTATTTCAACGTATCCGCCGCCGACCTGAACGTGGTGCAGGCGGCGACCATTGCGGCAATCACCAAGAATCCTCAGAACTTCGACCCTTCCGTGGAAGCCAATCAGGAAGAGGCCGAGAATCAGCGCAACATCGTGCTCAAGCTGATGTACGACCAAGGATTCATCTCCAGTGAGAAGGAATACAAGGAAGCCGTCAACACGCCCCTGAAGGATACGCTGAACATTCAGGATGTCAGCTCCGGATGCCAGGCGGCCGCCAACAACACCGGCTTCTTCTGCTCATACGTGGTCAATCAGATTCTGAAGAACAAGGCCTTCGGCAAGGATAGCGAGGCACGAGAAAAGCTGCTGAAGGAAGGCGGCCTGAAGATCGTGACCACGCTCGACCAGAACGCCAACGATGCTGCCATGAAGGCGGCGAACGACACCGTGCCTGCCGATGATCCGACCGGCTTCGAAGTGATGATAGCGGCCATAAAACCCGGTACGGGCGAGATATTGGCATTCGGCATCAACCGCACCTATGACGCGACCGATGACGCAAAGAACGACGAGACCAAGACTTCGATGAACTACATGGTCGACGAGGAAGACGGCGGCGGCATGGGCTTCAACGTCGGTTCCACATGGAAGCCGATCAACTTGGTGGCCTGGATGCAACAAGGCCATTCCATCAACGAGTCGCTGGTCACCTCCACGAGCTATGCGATGTCGAAGTTCAGCTGCAACGACTACTACTTCACCGGTCGTGCATGGAGCGTACAGAACTCCGGCGGCGGCACCACCTCACCGGAAACCCCGTTGCAGGGTCTGATCAAATCCCACAACACCACGCAGGCCTCGATGGCCTCGACGATCGGCTTGTGTTCCATCGCGGACGCCGCCAAGCAGATGGGTTACCATAACGCGACCGCGAACGCCACCGACATCTATTCGGCGAATTCGTTCCAGCCGCCAATGACCATCGGTACCGTGCAGGCATCGCCGCTCACCATGGCGAACGTGTACGCCACGCTTGGCGCCAACGGCGTGGAATGCACGCCTATCGCCATCACCAAGGTGACCGATCGCAGCGGCTCCGATGTGAAGGTGCCATCCGCGAATTGCCATCAGGCAATCAGCTCGGAAATCGCACAGACCACCGCATACGCCCTGAACCAAGGTGTCGTGGTCTCGGGCGGCGAGGCTGCCACCACGCAGCTCGACGGCGGCCGCAAGACCTTTGCGAAGACCGGTACGAACGAGAACACGGTGATGACCACGGCAGGCTTCGTGCCGAATCAGGTGGCCGCATTCGTGGCCGTAGCCGACGCGCAGGATCCGATTCACAACACCTTCGACTACAAGACCATCAACGGCGTATACCATTCGAACTGGTACGGCATGTACATCGCCACCCCGGCCTGGAAGGAGTTCATGAACACCTATCTGGCGGCGATCAACGCTCCGATGGATAACGATTACGGACAACCCGCGGCACAGTACATCACGGCGAAGAGCGCCTCCTCCACACTGCAGCAGAAGACGACGCAGACTCAGTCACAGACTGAGCAGCAGACTGAGTCACAGCAGCAGACCGAGCAACAGGCCCAGGCTCAGCAGGATGCCAATCAGCAGGAACAATAG
- a CDS encoding quinone-dependent dihydroorotate dehydrogenase has translation MGYVSENFWHDAVNKATTDLFTFGYKHVIKPYFVFNHQPDVAHDQMIEFCKVTKNIPPLMWLCREMLNYTDPVLETNVMGIDFANPFGLSAGLDKNCEMPVLMDSVGFGFETVGSTTSRPCPGNEKPWFHRLPEYDSMMVHVGLANDGSEQVIPRAEHAWHDAKSMQVSISIARTNDDKTGDLDEGIEDYCMSMRRAAGRSAMVEVNISCPNTKAGEPFNESPEALDRLFTELDKIDRPQPTLVKLPLNKSWAEFKDLLDVLAEHNVQGLSIANLQKDRTGMEIPRDWEGGLSGSPCYAASNAMIRQTYREYGERFAIAGIGGVFTPQQAYEKIRSGSSLVMFISALMYRGPQQITVLKRGLAELLKRDGFDHVSQAVGIDA, from the coding sequence ATGGGATATGTTTCTGAGAATTTTTGGCACGACGCGGTGAACAAGGCCACCACCGATCTTTTCACCTTCGGATACAAGCACGTCATCAAACCGTATTTCGTCTTCAACCACCAACCCGACGTGGCGCATGATCAAATGATCGAATTCTGCAAAGTCACCAAAAACATCCCGCCGCTCATGTGGCTGTGCCGCGAAATGCTCAACTACACCGATCCGGTGCTCGAAACGAACGTGATGGGCATCGACTTCGCCAATCCGTTCGGCCTTTCCGCAGGCCTTGACAAGAACTGCGAAATGCCCGTGCTCATGGATAGCGTCGGTTTCGGCTTCGAAACGGTAGGCTCCACCACCTCGCGCCCTTGCCCCGGCAACGAAAAGCCGTGGTTCCATCGCCTGCCTGAGTACGATTCGATGATGGTGCACGTCGGTCTCGCCAACGATGGTTCGGAGCAGGTGATTCCACGCGCCGAGCACGCCTGGCACGACGCGAAGAGCATGCAGGTGTCGATCTCCATCGCCCGAACGAACGACGATAAGACCGGCGACCTCGACGAAGGCATCGAGGATTACTGCATGTCGATGCGTCGCGCCGCAGGCCGTTCCGCCATGGTGGAGGTGAACATTTCCTGCCCGAACACGAAGGCCGGAGAACCGTTCAACGAAAGCCCTGAAGCGCTTGACAGGCTGTTCACCGAGCTTGACAAGATCGATCGTCCCCAGCCGACACTCGTAAAGTTGCCATTGAACAAAAGCTGGGCCGAGTTCAAGGATCTGCTTGATGTGCTCGCCGAGCATAACGTGCAGGGCCTGTCGATTGCGAACCTGCAGAAGGACCGCACCGGTATGGAAATACCGCGTGATTGGGAGGGAGGCCTGTCCGGCTCCCCTTGCTATGCGGCCAGCAATGCGATGATCAGGCAGACTTACCGTGAATACGGCGAACGTTTCGCCATTGCGGGCATTGGAGGCGTCTTCACGCCACAGCAGGCTTACGAGAAGATCCGTTCCGGATCAAGCCTGGTCATGTTCATCAGCGCCCTGATGTATCGCGGCCCACAGCAGATCACCGTGTTGAAACGCGGCCTTGCCGAACTGCTGAAACGGGACGGCTTCGATCACGTCAGCCAAGCCGTCGGCATCGATGCGTAG
- the galT gene encoding galactose-1-phosphate uridylyltransferase translates to MSEFATYAPGEYAKEHIRITPTTLADGRDFFYLDDDPEYVSGAKTRELNDPRQLAYRFSNQLNAAGEEVPYAAPEMRRDPLTGDWIPMATARMNRPITAGPGATAKGNPLAARKPGDPYQDGEVPDTDYNVVVFENRFPSMVRVPGRSEAVEYVDGNPLWEKKLAAGRCEVICFDPDEDGLPADLPVSRLRTVVEAWAFRTAEISKIDGIEQIFPFENHGQEIGVSLAHPHGQVYCYPFIAPKMEAELQHTEAYHEKTGGNLLKDLMNAEIEAEERIVMRNHSWVAYVPAAARWPLEVHVAPVRDVLTLDELNDQERWDLAVMYSTLLKRGNAFFDKGDGKGMDLPYIAAWHQAPIHDARRENYRLNLQFFSFRRAANKIKYLAGSESGMAAWVSDTTPELIAKRFHELGPIDIEG, encoded by the coding sequence ATGAGTGAATTCGCAACCTATGCTCCTGGAGAATATGCGAAGGAACACATCCGTATCACCCCGACCACGCTTGCCGATGGCCGTGACTTCTTCTATCTCGACGACGATCCGGAATACGTTTCCGGTGCCAAGACCCGCGAACTGAACGATCCGCGTCAATTGGCCTACCGTTTCTCCAATCAGCTCAACGCGGCCGGCGAGGAAGTGCCGTACGCCGCTCCGGAGATGCGCCGCGACCCGCTGACCGGCGATTGGATTCCGATGGCGACCGCGCGTATGAACCGTCCGATCACCGCCGGCCCCGGTGCCACCGCCAAGGGCAATCCGCTGGCCGCACGTAAGCCGGGCGACCCGTACCAGGATGGCGAAGTGCCGGACACCGACTACAACGTGGTCGTATTCGAGAACCGTTTCCCCTCGATGGTGCGTGTGCCGGGCCGTTCCGAGGCCGTGGAATACGTCGACGGCAACCCGCTGTGGGAGAAGAAGCTTGCCGCCGGCCGCTGCGAAGTGATCTGCTTCGATCCGGACGAAGATGGCCTGCCGGCCGATTTGCCGGTATCCCGTCTGCGCACCGTCGTGGAGGCATGGGCCTTCCGTACCGCCGAAATCTCCAAGATCGACGGCATCGAACAGATCTTCCCGTTTGAAAACCACGGGCAGGAGATCGGCGTTTCCCTGGCTCACCCGCATGGTCAGGTCTACTGCTACCCGTTCATCGCGCCGAAGATGGAAGCCGAGCTGCAGCATACCGAGGCCTATCACGAGAAGACCGGCGGCAATCTACTCAAGGATCTCATGAATGCCGAAATCGAAGCCGAGGAGCGCATCGTCATGCGCAACCACAGCTGGGTCGCCTATGTGCCGGCCGCCGCACGTTGGCCTCTCGAGGTGCATGTGGCCCCGGTGCGCGACGTGCTCACCCTCGACGAGCTCAACGATCAGGAACGCTGGGACCTCGCCGTGATGTACTCCACCCTCTTGAAGCGTGGCAATGCGTTCTTCGACAAGGGCGATGGCAAGGGCATGGACCTGCCGTACATCGCCGCATGGCATCAGGCTCCGATCCACGACGCCCGTCGCGAGAACTACCGCCTGAACCTGCAGTTCTTCTCCTTCCGCCGTGCCGCCAACAAGATCAAGTATCTGGCCGGCTCCGAATCCGGCATGGCCGCCTGGGTCTCCGACACCACGCCGGAACTCATCGCCAAGCGCTTCCACGAGCTCGGCCCGATTGACATCGAAGGCTGA
- a CDS encoding TM2 domain-containing protein: MNDDNTNFTNPDHINGSASADGSTPSNDSQSSYSQYGAEQPAADHSQTTNTQPAADYGSYGQQSSAQQSYGQTADGTYGSYGSYGQQSGQAYGQNGSYYAQSGQTGQSAYDPNAQQNGYTQPNAYTQQNAYAQQGYGQPNYTQPNPYAQQYYQPNGQPLPPGYVPRQKIVAGLLGIFLGSLGIHNFYLGNTTKAVVQLLLTVVGWIILIGPVVASIWGLVEGILILCSDIGSPWHRDGRGVELRD; the protein is encoded by the coding sequence ATGAACGACGACAACACTAATTTCACCAACCCCGACCACATCAATGGTTCCGCTTCGGCTGACGGATCGACCCCATCAAACGATTCGCAGTCGAGCTACAGCCAATACGGTGCCGAACAGCCGGCCGCCGACCATAGCCAGACCACGAACACGCAGCCGGCCGCCGACTATGGTTCCTACGGGCAGCAGTCCTCCGCACAGCAGAGCTACGGCCAAACCGCGGATGGAACGTATGGCTCATACGGTTCCTATGGGCAGCAATCCGGCCAGGCTTACGGACAGAACGGCTCCTATTATGCGCAGTCCGGGCAGACGGGCCAGTCGGCCTATGACCCGAACGCCCAACAGAACGGGTATACGCAGCCGAACGCATACACCCAGCAGAACGCATACGCGCAGCAGGGCTATGGACAGCCGAACTACACTCAGCCGAACCCGTATGCACAGCAGTACTATCAGCCGAACGGCCAGCCGTTGCCTCCGGGATACGTGCCCCGCCAGAAGATCGTGGCCGGCCTGCTCGGCATTTTCCTGGGCAGTCTGGGCATCCACAATTTCTATCTCGGCAACACCACCAAGGCCGTTGTGCAGCTACTGCTGACGGTGGTCGGATGGATCATCCTCATCGGACCGGTAGTGGCCAGCATCTGGGGCCTTGTCGAAGGCATTCTGATTCTGTGCTCCGACATCGGTTCCCCGTGGCACCGCGACGGTCGCGGCGTAGAGCTGCGCGATTGA
- a CDS encoding Crp/Fnr family transcriptional regulator, producing the protein MGVVTPNGIYDESTTLLHTALFKQVSKDEAEELLPHLQHAEYGKGDFIFREGDTDHRMYVLEEGRVKLIRQSSDKRVQLLSIHAYGELLGEIPVFDPHGGPRTASAVAMTNGTRVVWLEHDALFAWLDEHPRVAVDMLQVLAHRMRDNNERISDLVFMDVPGRLAKTLLNLASRFGEPVEAGLKVPHDLTQEEMAQLVGSSRETVNKALMDFANRGWIAREGRSIVIYQPGMLIRRSRR; encoded by the coding sequence ATGGGTGTGGTTACGCCGAACGGGATCTACGACGAAAGCACGACGCTGCTGCACACCGCACTGTTCAAACAGGTCTCCAAAGACGAGGCCGAGGAGCTACTGCCGCATCTGCAGCATGCGGAATACGGCAAAGGCGATTTCATCTTCCGCGAAGGCGATACCGACCACCGCATGTATGTGCTGGAAGAGGGCCGCGTCAAGCTGATCAGACAATCCTCCGACAAGCGCGTGCAGTTGCTGAGCATCCATGCATACGGTGAACTGCTGGGCGAGATTCCGGTCTTCGACCCGCATGGCGGACCACGTACGGCCTCCGCGGTGGCGATGACGAACGGCACGCGGGTGGTCTGGTTGGAGCACGATGCGCTGTTCGCCTGGCTCGATGAGCATCCGCGCGTGGCCGTGGATATGCTGCAGGTGCTGGCACATCGTATGCGCGACAATAACGAGCGCATCTCCGATCTGGTGTTCATGGACGTTCCCGGCCGGTTGGCGAAGACCTTGCTGAATCTGGCCTCGCGGTTCGGCGAACCGGTGGAGGCGGGTCTGAAGGTGCCGCATGATCTGACACAGGAGGAAATGGCCCAACTGGTCGGCTCCTCGCGTGAAACGGTGAACAAGGCGCTCATGGATTTCGCCAATCGTGGGTGGATCGCGCGTGAAGGTCGGTCGATCGTCATCTATCAGCCGGGCATGCTGATCCGCAGGTCACGAAGGTAA